DNA sequence from the bacterium genome:
ACCGGGTGAACCGAAAGTGCCCATATAACGAAGATCACGATCAAACTTATGAATAACATGGTTTTCTGCGTCGGTAACCCACACATTATTAAAACCGTCAATAGCTACCGATGTCAGATTGACTTTGTCGAAGCCATATTCTGATGAAACCACGCCCATTTGAAAATGTCCATCGAATCCTAATTTTTGAATGCGTGTGCCATCCATGTCAACGACGATAAAAAAGTGGTCTTGTGTGAAATTATCCGGGTCACTGCCATCTGACACGGCAATGGCATCGGGACGATACAGTGACAATGTACCGGAAGCGTCAGCCGCATTGTCCCAAATCTGACACGGAATGAGGTTGGAATCTAATACCTGAATACGATCATTTTTATAGTCGGTCACGTAGACTTGATTTTTTTGATCTACGGCTACGCCGCGCGGTTCATCATATTCGCCGGATTTGCTTCCTTTTTTTCCTGAAGCTTTGACGAAAAGCAAATATCCTCCGGGATTCTTTAGTTTGACGATACGATTATTACCGGTATCGGATATATAAACATCACCATCACTATTGCAAGCGATGCCACGCGGACGTTTGAGTTTTTGCTGAGGACCTTTGCCTTCATACACGTCTAAGCCCTGCATAGAGCTGTTGAAGATGATATTATTCTGACCGGAATTGACACCGTAAGCCGTGAGATCATCGTCGTCATTACGATTATCGGGATCGTCGGTAGATTTTAAGCGGGTAACGGCCAAACCGCGAGGATCCGAAGGCGTGATGTCAGAGCGTCCTATCAATGCCATAAATGCAAATAAATGAACTGCCGTGGCTTTGTGAATCGGTGCGTGATTAGCGGGAGGATATACCAGAAGAGATTCTGATTTTCGAATACGTGGTTTTGTGTCTTCCGCAAGATCTTGAGATCGGCCAAACGAAGTAACAAAGAAAAACAAAATAATTAAAAAGTAATGTTTCATTATTGCCCCTCGATGGCTTGTAACGCCGATTCGATGGCATACCGTACATCGGAATTATTAGTCTTGCCGAGGCTTTGTTGCAAAACGGTTTTTGCAGAGCGTGCATCCGGGCCGATCTTACCTAGTATTTCAGCGATGCTGTACATAAGTCCGCCGTCCTGATCGGTTAATGATTGCAATTTGGATGTGAGCTTGGGTACGGCCGATTTTCCTATTTGTACAAGCGCTGTTTTAGCATTATCCGAAAACCGGTAATCGTAACTCATAAGCGAAGCCATCATAAAATCAATTGCCGCAGGATCCGAAGTTTTCAGATGCCCTAAGGTGACTATTGCCGATGATTGCATTTCAGTCAGCGTTTCTTTGTGTTCCAAATTTCGTTTGGAGAATATTGCGATAAGTTGCGATTCCAAAGGCTTAGGCTGCATTCCCATTTTTTCAATCATCAACAATGTTTGCAACTGCTCATCCCAATTATCTTTACCGCTAAGTATTACTTTGGCTTCGTCCATGGTAGGTATAATGCCGGGTACGGCAATGTCATACCACAAACAGAAATCAATGCGTTCGTCTTTTTGACTTTTGTAAGGAGTTTTTGGTGCATTGGCGGCAATGCGTTCGGACGTTTTATTTGCAAAGTATTTCAAATCCGATTCGGGAAATACAGCGGTTATTTCTTTGTTTCGCTCTGCATTGGTGGTCAAGCGAAATTGACGGATGAAATCAAAAAGGCGATCGGCTATATCGTCCGAGGCATCGAAACGGTGAAAATATTCGCTGAGCCAATCCAATGCTTGGCGCTTATTTTCAGCCGTGGGCGAAGTTTGATACAGGCGATTGAGCAGGGCATAAATATCTTTTTGTGCTTGCGAGTCCCACTGAATGTGCTTCTGATAATTTTTGTAAGCATAAGACATTAAAGCGGGTGTATCTTTAAAACCGTCGGCTAAATGATCCAACGCATGATTAAACGAAATGGGCTTTGGTAAGCCAATTTTATTGTCGAGTGCCCGATTTAGATAGGCATCGACACGTGGCGAAAACCTAAGATCGTCGGTAGGAAAGAGCAGGTTGAGGCAAATGTATAAACGATAATTTCTCATCCGTGTTATCGTTTCTAATCCGATACGCCATTCTTCTTCATCGATCACGCTGTCTGCCGCAAAATAGCGTATGGTTTCTTTGGTGCGATCATCCTGATCGGGATTGGCAATGCCCCCCAAAGTTTGTATCAAAAATTTTTTGTAGGCCGTGTTTTGAATTTTATACCGCGTGAAGACATACAACACATCATAATGCACTTTACCGCATTCGGTGTCAAATGATATTCGTACGGCTTCATCAACGGCGGACTGTATCTTGGATGGCGTCGTAAGATCGTTGAGCTTTTGTTTTAACAAATCCGCATTTTGTTTGCATCGTTCCGCTTCGGATATCGCCGTGGATGCGGTGGCTACATTGTGTTCTCCTGGAAATAACGAGGCCAGATCGGCCGTCATGGCGATGCTACCCGAAAAACTAAAATAAATCTCGCCGGTAATGACATCAATCAATCGGCAATTGACATCAATATAGTTTTTAAGTTTGGTATATGTGCCTGAAAATAAAACGTCTATCGGAATAAGTTCGCCGACTTTCTGTGCCTGTTCGCTATTCATCAGATCGCTCATCATCAAAGCATTTTCTTTTAAAACGGCGTCCAATCGCCGGCGTTCAAAAAGCCGAAATTGTTTGGTGCTGCCTAAAGCCGATATGAGCGATTCGGTAATATATTCACCAAATTCATTTTTATTTTCCGCATCGGCTTTGGTCGGTACAAAAGTAACTACAGCTAAACGCTGCGGTTTACCGGTTGTATTAGAGGACTGTATTTTGGCGGCAATCTCCTTGATGACTTTGCCGTATTCATCCGAGGTAATAGCCCAAGTTCCGGGCGCACAGAGCCACGTGAGTGCCCACAAGTAATAAATGTTTTTCATGCAATTTTTTGTTAATAGGTACGCTATGATATAAATCAATATTAGAATCAGCGCAAAATATCGGTATTAGAAACTATTTGCAAGTTCATGCAGAAAAAAGTAGTTTTATAGGAATAATTGACATTTCAATACGTTCTATTTTTTGGCGGCTCATGACGTCTAAGGATTTTGAAAAGCAAGCACTCGCACATACGGAATCGCTGTATAATACGGCGCTACGTATGACGCATAATCCGCAGGATGCTGAAGATTTGGTACAAGAGGCATTTTACAAGGCTTTTCGTTCCATACATCAGTTTGAAGAAGGTACCAATCTTCGAGCGTGGCTTTTTAAGATTTTGGTCAATACGCATATATCGCAATACCGTAAAAATGCAAAAGATCCTGCGACGACGGGTTACGATGATGTCGAAGAGTTTTCATTGTACAGCCAAGTAAGAAGTCGTGCTGCTTTTCCGGACGATGCGCCAACGGATATTTTAAATCAATTTTTAGATAAAGATATCCAAGCGGCGATACAGGCGTTACCTCAGCAATTTAAAGATGTGGTAATGTTGGTTGAGATCGAAGGTTTTTCGTATCAAGAAGCGGCGAATATTTTAGATGTACCTGTCGGTACGATTATGTCACGATTATTCAGAGGGCGTAAGCTGCTGCAAAAATCTCTATGGGAATATGCAGTGGAATACGGGTATGTGAAGAAATAAATAGTAAAGCGGAGTTATGAATTTCGGAGGAGTGGAGGAGAGGTTATGAGTCATGTACATCATGGCGAGGCGGATCTGCATGCGCAGAACCATCCGATCAATTGCGGTGAAATTGAACGACTTTTGTATGCTTATTTAGATGGTGAATTGCCATTGGAAGAAGTCGCGCCTTACAAAGATCATCTATCGCATTGTCCGCCTTGCAAAGCATTCGTCGAATTTGAAGAAAAAATCAGCCATCTCATCAAACAAAAATGCGGTCACAACGGTACAGATCGCGCTTGCGTGCCGACATCGCTTCATGAAAAAATACAAAAGGCGATTGCATTGTCCAAAGAAGCTTGATGTGCGATAGGTTGATAATAAGAGAAAAAATATAACGGCTAACGATAATACTACTTTACCGCCAACCTTGAGCAATAGGTAATCGCCTCCCAAAGCCGAACGACTTAGAAGTTACGCGTAAACCCGGTGCAGCCTGCCTGCGTTTATATTCATTCCGATCAATAAGCTTGAGAATTTTATGAACCGTTTCCGGGTCGTGGCCAAGCTTTATAATCTCATCGGCCTCTAAAAGATCTTCGATATAGGCTTTCAGAATGGCATCCAGTACGTCATAAGGCGGAAGCGAATCCTGATCGGTTTGATTGGGGCGCAATTCGGCGGAAGGCGGTTTTTCGATGGTACTTTTAGGGATAACTATTTTATCGCGATTGATCCAATTTGAAATGCGATAAACCATCGTCTTGGGCACATCACTGATCACGGCTAAACCGCCGCACATATCACCATAGATCGTGCAGTATCCGACAGCCAGTTCGGATTTGTTGCCGGTGCTAAGTACCATGGCGTTCAATTTATTTGAAAACGCCATCAAGATGTTGCCGCGAATCCGGGCTTGGATGTTTTCTTCCGTCGTATCCTCGGGCAAACCTTGGAAACTACCGGATAAACTCTCTAAGAAACTATGGAACATGGGTTCGATAGGAACGCTATGATACGTGATGCCGAGATTCCGAGCCAGATCGCGAGCGTCATCTTGGCTGTGATCTGAGGAATACCGGGACGGCATGGATACGCCGATCACATTCTGCGGGCCCAAGGCACTCGCGGTGATCGCAGCAACCAACGCCGAATCAATACCGCCGGACAATCCGATCAAGGCTTTGCGAAATCCGCATTTGTGGAGATAATCCCGTACGCCGAGCACGAGGGCATTAAAAATTTCTTCTTCGGTTGTCGGATTGGGCATAGTGATCGTTTGCGTTGAAGGAAGGGTGAGGGAAACCTGATCTTCTTCAAACGCCTTTCCGGCCGCGATTGGTATTCCTTCCGCATTGAGCGCAAAACTACGCCCGTCAAATATCAAGCTGTCATTGCCGCCGACAAGATTGACGAAAAGTATCGGTTTACGGTATTTAATAGCGATGCTGCGAAACATTTCCAAACGCAAATGATGTTTTTGTACATGGAAAGGTGACGCGGAAATATTGATCAGTATTTCTGCACCTTGATTGAAAAGTTCTTCGATCGGGTCATTGTGATAGATGCGCCGCTTCCAAAAATCCTTGTCATTCCAGCTGTCTTCGCAAATGGAGATGCCGAGTTTGACACCGCGAAAAGTAAATATTTTTTTATGTTTTGCCGGTTCAAAATGACGCATTTCGTCAAATACATCATAGTTGGGCAGCAGCGTTTTGTATTGTATGCCGATAATCTGGCGGTTTTCGATCAATGCCGCTGCGTTAAATACATGATGACCTTCCGGATCATTATTGGGCGCGACAAAGCCGCACAAAACGCCGATGCCGTCGGTGGCTTCCCTGATCAGATCCAACATTTCCTGATTTTTTCGGACAAAAGCTTTTTTTTCAACGAGATCTTCCGGAGGATAACCCGTAATACTCAATTCAGGAAATACGATCAGATCAGCGCCTTCGGAGCGCGCCTGACTGATATGTTGGATAATCCGTTCCGTATTATTGGTGAGATCGCCGACGCGGGTATTGATTTGAGCTAAAATGACTTTCATGTATTAACTATGATCGTTTAGGCTTATCAATAAAAAAGGTCACTCGAAAATGCGTCCAGCTTGTCTGAAAAATAAGAATCTGTGTGGGTAATCTAAAATCGGCACAACAGATGCGTGATTCAGTATGCTACAGATGACGCTTTTTGGAGCAACCTTTGTGTGAATTTCTTAATAGGTTATCAATGGCGCAAAACTTCGAGAACTTTGCCGCCGACACGAAAAGATTGATATTGCGGATCAACTTCGATCGGCGAAAGTTCGGCATTGGCCGGTTGTAAAATAATTTTACTTCCGCGTTTGTAAATACGTTTTACCGTAGCCTCTTCATTGACGTAGGCAATAACGATGTCACCATTGATAAATTCGTTAGTCTGACGGCATACGATGTAGTTTCCGTTAAAAATACCGTCTTCGATCATCGAGTCTCCAACAATCTGGAGTGCAAAAAGTTTTTTATCCTCCGGCGAATAACGGGAAGAAACAACATGGCCGAGTGAAACCTCCTCACTAAAGCGCGGTGTTCCGGCAGCTACTTTACCGACGACGGGAATGCCCGGGTTTTGCTGATTATCGTAAATAATCTTCGGCTCCATATTTATACTCCCAGATAATGGAGAAATAAACGATGATTGGATTCTTTGATTTGTTCAAGCCGCATTAGAAATGCGCCTCTAGTTTCAAATTCGAGAAAATTGGCGATAAAGGCAAGCTGTTTTTCATCGGAAGGCAGGCGCGAAGACTTGCGTTCGAAGAGTAAAAAAGCCGCTTCTTCGATGCGCCGTAAAAGATAATAGTTGGTTGTAAGTATAGACGCATCGTCAGCCAGAAGCAGGCCTGTCGATGTGAAGCTGTTGATGGCCTGTACGGTGCTGTGTACCGGTGATTGTGGCAAACGATCACCGTGAAGTAATTGTAATCCTTGTACGAGGTATTCGATGTCCAGCAACCCGCCGCGGCATGTTTTGATTTCATACACCGCATCGGCCGGAGATTTGATTTTTTCGCGTATTTGACGTTCACGCATACTGGTTATTTCTTGACGAATATTCCATTTTTTTGATGCCGCCCTTAGTTGCTCATAACGCCACGATTCGAATTGAGAGTGGAGATCAGACGAACCGGCAATACAACGCGCCTTAATCAACGACTGGACCTCCCAAAACATGGCACGGCTTGAAAAATATTCCTTATATCGTGACAGCGTAACGACAAGCGGCGCTTGGGCACCTTCCGGGCGCAAACGGGCATCCATATCATAAATTTTCCCCTCGGACGCGTGGTCGGTGATGCGCTGATGAACGCGGCGAGCTTGAGAAATAAAATGATCCACATCCGCGTCATCCGAACAAACCCAAACGACATCCAAATCGGATCGGTAGCTCAGTTCACTTCCGCCCAACTTTCCCATACCTAAGAGAATAATTGGATCCTCCATCAAGAGCACTTCACTGAAGGCGGTTTGTAAAATGTGGTCCGCGAGCTTCGAAAGATACAAATAGGGCTCTGACGGCGAAGTCGG
Encoded proteins:
- a CDS encoding sigma-70 family RNA polymerase sigma factor, whose amino-acid sequence is MTSKDFEKQALAHTESLYNTALRMTHNPQDAEDLVQEAFYKAFRSIHQFEEGTNLRAWLFKILVNTHISQYRKNAKDPATTGYDDVEEFSLYSQVRSRAAFPDDAPTDILNQFLDKDIQAAIQALPQQFKDVVMLVEIEGFSYQEAANILDVPVGTIMSRLFRGRKLLQKSLWEYAVEYGYVKK
- a CDS encoding zf-HC2 domain-containing protein; amino-acid sequence: MSHVHHGEADLHAQNHPINCGEIERLLYAYLDGELPLEEVAPYKDHLSHCPPCKAFVEFEEKISHLIKQKCGHNGTDRACVPTSLHEKIQKAIALSKEA
- a CDS encoding NAD+ synthase codes for the protein MKVILAQINTRVGDLTNNTERIIQHISQARSEGADLIVFPELSITGYPPEDLVEKKAFVRKNQEMLDLIREATDGIGVLCGFVAPNNDPEGHHVFNAAALIENRQIIGIQYKTLLPNYDVFDEMRHFEPAKHKKIFTFRGVKLGISICEDSWNDKDFWKRRIYHNDPIEELFNQGAEILINISASPFHVQKHHLRLEMFRSIAIKYRKPILFVNLVGGNDSLIFDGRSFALNAEGIPIAAGKAFEEDQVSLTLPSTQTITMPNPTTEEEIFNALVLGVRDYLHKCGFRKALIGLSGGIDSALVAAITASALGPQNVIGVSMPSRYSSDHSQDDARDLARNLGITYHSVPIEPMFHSFLESLSGSFQGLPEDTTEENIQARIRGNILMAFSNKLNAMVLSTGNKSELAVGYCTIYGDMCGGLAVISDVPKTMVYRISNWINRDKIVIPKSTIEKPPSAELRPNQTDQDSLPPYDVLDAILKAYIEDLLEADEIIKLGHDPETVHKILKLIDRNEYKRRQAAPGLRVTSKSFGFGRRLPIAQGWR
- the lexA gene encoding repressor LexA, yielding MEPKIIYDNQQNPGIPVVGKVAAGTPRFSEEVSLGHVVSSRYSPEDKKLFALQIVGDSMIEDGIFNGNYIVCRQTNEFINGDIVIAYVNEEATVKRIYKRGSKIILQPANAELSPIEVDPQYQSFRVGGKVLEVLRH